Proteins from a genomic interval of Fibrobacterota bacterium:
- a CDS encoding RNA-binding protein — MNIYVGNLAFSVTQDELTQAFGQFGRVTSAKIIIDRETGNPRGFAFVEMADNNEALKAIQGMNGVPLQGRPISVNEARPRVPGGAGGGGGFGGGGGGGPRGNGGPRGNGGGYGGGGGGGGGQRNRW, encoded by the coding sequence ATGAATATTTACGTTGGAAACCTCGCTTTCAGCGTAACCCAGGACGAGCTTACGCAGGCCTTCGGCCAGTTCGGGCGCGTCACTTCCGCTAAGATCATCATCGACCGGGAAACCGGGAATCCGCGCGGATTCGCTTTCGTGGAAATGGCCGACAACAACGAAGCCCTCAAAGCCATCCAGGGAATGAACGGCGTCCCCCTCCAGGGTCGTCCCATCTCCGTTAATGAAGCGCGTCCCCGCGTACCCGGTGGAGCCGGCGGCGGCGGCGGTTTCGGCGGTGGTGGCGGTGGCGGCCCCCGTGGCAACGGCGGACCCCGCGGCAACGGCGGCGGCTATGGCGGTGGCGGCGGCGGCGGCGGCGGCCAACGCAATCGCTGGTAA